The proteins below come from a single Dermacentor albipictus isolate Rhodes 1998 colony chromosome 7, USDA_Dalb.pri_finalv2, whole genome shotgun sequence genomic window:
- the LOC135909557 gene encoding uncharacterized protein isoform X1 has translation MRSRVDIGRYDTLVPYVPPKPRSGLAYTFTYMQWQALPCVPKTMPTPSHSSSLIQTPQTKRPWRQMQAASTPQTATLTAGVSP, from the exons atgcgatcgcgcgtcgacatcggacgctatgacacactcgtgccttatgtgccaccgaagccccgaagtggtctggcatataccttcacat atatgcaatggcaagcccttccctgtgttccaaag acaatgcctacgcctagccacagcagctccctcatacagactccgcaaaccaagaggccgtggaggcaaatgcag gcagccagcacacctcaaacagccaccttgactgcgggtgtgtcaccctag
- the LOC135909557 gene encoding uncharacterized protein isoform X2 translates to MRSRVDIGRYDTLVPYVPPKPRSGLAYTFTYMQWQALPCVPKTMPTPSHSSSLIQTPQTKRPWRQMQPAHLKQPP, encoded by the exons atgcgatcgcgcgtcgacatcggacgctatgacacactcgtgccttatgtgccaccgaagccccgaagtggtctggcatataccttcacat atatgcaatggcaagcccttccctgtgttccaaag acaatgcctacgcctagccacagcagctccctcatacagactccgcaaaccaagaggccgtggaggcaaatgcag ccagcacacctcaaacagccaccttga